In the genome of Leptospira broomii serovar Hurstbridge str. 5399, the window TTCAGCCGTCGTTAGAAGTATAAACGGAATTATTTTCTTTGTTTTGATTCTATTCGGAAATGAACTTTTTCCCAAGGAAATTACCGTCTGTGTCGATTGCGCCATTTCCTCGGTCCGGAGCGCCATCAATAAATCTCGGGATGGAGATTCGATAATTATAAAATCCGGGATATACAGAGAAGGTGAAATTCATGTTGATAAGAGAATTTCGATTCTCGGGCTACCGGGGGCCATAATCGACGGAAAAAAAGAGAAGCATGTTTTCGAAGTCACCTCGAACGGAGTAACAATTCGAGGATTGAAAATTATTGCGAGCGGCATTTCGGACACAGCGGAGTACGCCGGAATTCATGCCCAGAAGATCATTAACTGTACTTTTGCAAATAATACGTTCGAAGATACGGCTTATGCGATTTATTTAGCCGAGGTGAGTCATTGTCAAATAAAAGATAATATTACCCAGGGTAATGCGCGTAACGAGGTTTCGGGCGGAAACGGAGTTCATCTTTGGAATTCGAAGTACGTGCAAATTATAGGTAATCGGGCGGAAAAACATCGTGACGGGATTTACTTGGAATTCTCCTCCAACCTTAAGATAGAAAATAACATTTCTAAAAACAATATCAGATACGGAATGCATTTCATGTTTTCATCCGATAACGATTTTCGAGGAAACACTTTCGAGAGCAACTCTGCCGGCGTTGCGGTAATGTACAGCAAGAATATTCTGATCGAAAACAATACATTCAGAAATAATTGGGGGGAAAGTTCTTACGGCCTCCTGTTAAAGGAAATCTCCGATAGTATTTTGGTAAAAAATAAATTCATAGAAAACTCTACGGCTATCTTTGCAGACGGTTGTAATCGAAATTTTTTCACCCATAATACGATCGAAGAAAACGGTTGGGGTGTGCGTATTTTAGGAAGCAGCGATTCGAACGTTTTTTCTAAAAATGATTTTCGGGATAACGTGTTTGATATCAGCACTAATGCGAAGCAAACTACGAATAAATTTTCCCAGAATTACTGGGATAGCTATAGAGGTTACGATTTGGACGGCGATAAAATCGGGGATTCTCCGCATAGGCCGATTCATTTTTTCGGGTATTGGGTCGCGATTTACCCGTTCCTAATGGTCCTTTACGAATCTCCGGTCGTTACATTTTTGCAAGGAATTGAGAATGCATTTCCTATAGTAACACCGATCGATTTTGAAGACCCGAAACCGACCATGAAAGGAAACATATGATAGATATAAGAAATTTAGAAGTTTCCTACGGCAAATCAAAGGTTGTAAAGGATGTCTCGTTTCGGGTTGAAGGAGGAAATATTCTATCCATCATAGGTCCGAACGGTTCGGGTAAAAGTTCGCTAATAAAAAGCATTATCGGCTTAGTAAAGCCTTCAAGCGGCTCGATTTTTTTTGAGAACGTTTCCCGATCGGCGCAAACGAGAGCGGAAGGCAGCATAGGTTATATGCCGCAAAGCCCAAGTTTTCCTAAAAATCTTACGATTCTAGAATTGGTCGATTTTTTTAAGAAATTGGAGCCCTTCGACGAAGAAACTTTTTCCGAAATGTATGAAAACTTGGGATTAAGGTCTCAGGAGGATAAGAAAATAGGATCTCTTTCCGGAGGAACAAAACAGAAAGTTAATATACTCCAATGTTTTTCTTCTAAAAAGGATATATATCTAATCGATGAACCGACTGCGAGTCTGGATCCTTACGTATCTCATATTTTGAAGGAACTCCTTAGGAGCAAAAAAAAGGAGGGGGCTCTACTCATTTTCTCCACTCATATTCTTGCGGAAGTCGAAGATGTAGCGGACCGATTTTTACTTTTATCGGACGGATCTCTTTTGATCGATGAATCTCCTAAAGAATTTCTTCGGAAAAGCGGATTCGAAAGTTTACAACTCTCGCTTATGGAATTTTGGAACAGGGAATATAAGAATAAACGATGAAAGAAATTCTAATTTTCGAACTAAAAGAAAATATTAGAAGCAGGTGGATTTTCATCTTCGGATTTTTTCTGGCGATTTGCGTCAGCATCTTGAATTATTTCGGCGATGAGAACGGAGTTAGGCTTATCGCAAGTTTAATGAACGTGGTTCTTCTAATCGTTCCTCTCTTTACGATTACTTTTGCAGGCTTGTCCTTTATGGATTCTCTTCCTTTTGCGGAAGTGCTATTTTCCAAATCGGTCACTAGATCGGAATATTTTATAGGGAAATACTTGGGAATTTCCGCCTCATTATCGCTCGGTTTATTATTAGGCGTGGGGATTCCCGGGTTCGTCTCGTTTTATTCCGATATTCATTTTGTTCTCCTTTTTTTGGAATTGATCTGCTTCGGTGTGATCTTGATTTTGATTTTCGTATCCTTAGCTTTTTTGCTAGCCACATTCTTTAAAAAAGGGGAATTAATTATCGCAGGCGCTCTCCTGATTTGGCTGTATTTCTTTATATTCTTCGATTCGTTTATTTTTGTTTTAAGTTTATATTTGGGAGAGTATCCGATAGAAATCCCCGCTTTAATCATAATATTATTAAACCCTATCGATTTGGTTAGAATTACGATGGTATTGCAGACGAAGGCGTCCGTTTTACTCGGTTTTTCCGGTGCCTTTTTATTGAAAACGTTAGGGACTCTATGGGTAATCTGCCTTTGTATTTGCGTCCTTACCGCCTGGATTTTTTGGCCGCTCTTCTTCGCTTATCAACGGTTTATGAAAAAGAATTTTTAGAGAGCTTTCGCTTTCTCCGATTATAAAGCGAAGTTTATAGGTTGCTTTTGATTTTCAAAATAGACTGGATCGGATCGAAATTCACCGAAGTTCCAAGAACGGAATAGGATAAATTCGAAGTTACTACCGTTCCTTTAGAGGACATGTATGGCAGCCGAATTCGGATGTTTTGAACCAATCAGAAAGGAGGTTTCGATCTCTTTCGGCCATATTTCAAAAATTCCTATCCGGATTAAAAAATACTGGTAAACGTATGTTTTCTACCCCAGACTGCCCGAAATGGCGGCCAACGGTAGGCGGATATTTTGGATCTTCATCCGCACATTAGACCGAAACTTGCGAATTTTCGAAGGTTACTTTCTTCGTCCGATCGATACTTTGGTTCCCCGCTTACAGGCTTTTTATTATTTCGAGAAATACTCCATACTTAGTGGAATCAATCGAATCTTCCCGATGATCAGGAGGGTTCGGGATGTCTAAAGATAAGTAAGGGAAAGGATTTCGGCATATGAGGTTTATGGCCAATCATCGCGAAAACTTTCCTGCTTTGTTAAACGAAGGGGCTTACCCTAAGTGAAAAGAATTGTTCCGCAAATCGAGAGATAAGGAGAAGATTGAATGATCCACCCTATGTATCTAAGAGCGTTTGGCGAAAACGAGGATGCAAAACACTATTTCCTGGAAGGTTATAAATTCCAAACCGAGGGCGATCTAAAACGTGCTTCCTTCTATTATCGGAAAAGCCTGTCTCTCCGCCCGACAGCCGAAGCCTGGACGTTTTTAGGTTGGGTCTATTCCCTCGCAGGCAAAACGGAAAAGGCGATCGAATACTGCCATAGGGCGATCGATACGGATGCTAAATTAGGGAATCCTTATAATGATATAGGCGTCTACATGATGCAGCAGAAAAAGTATCTGGAAGCCATCCCCTGGTTTGAAAAGGCAAAGCATGCCCCTAGATACGAAGTCCGCGTTTATCCTTTTTTTAATGCGGGTTGTTGCTGGGAAACCCTCGGATATCTCGATCGTGCAAGAATCGAGTTCGAATCGGCGCTGCAGATCGATTTTGGCTATGAGCCGGCAAAGCTCGGTTTAAAAAAACTTATGGCAAGATACAATTAGGTTAATTTTGAATTCGAAACCCGATTTAAGCTCCGTTGGCCGAAAATTTCGCCCGACGGAAAACCGATAAATCCGACCTTCATCGGTGCAAATTTTTGAAGAAACTTTCTTTACAGAATTCATTCAAAAAATATAGTAAGATATCTAACTAAATGGGGCGGGATATGGAATCGGTTCGATTTATAGAAGAAGATGGAGTCGGTAGAATTACCTTGAACACCGACGATAAAAATAGTTTTACTTTCGAAGTTTTTCAGAAGCTGGATGCTGCTTTGAAATCGGCGATGAACTCCAATTTGGGAGTTTTGGTGATCGGAAGCGATCGAGAAGGGGTTTTTTCTCAAGGCCTTAATTTGGGCGAATTAAAAAAAGAAGAGATCCGGAAAGACTTAGTCCCTTTCTTAGACTATTTTTTTGGAATATTACAAAAAATTTACTTCTTTCCTTGTCCTGTTTTGGCGGAAATAAGCGGACATGCTATAGGCTACGGGGCGATGATAGGTATAGCGAGCGACTTTAGATTCGGTTTACAGAATGCCAGAATCGGGCTGCCGGAAGTGAAAATAGGGATTCGGGTTCCAGCTTCGGTCGCCAAAATGTTTTCGAATATTGTCGGGATCCGAGAGACGGAACGCCATATTCTGCTTGGAGTCGCATATAAAGGGTCGGAAGCGAATGAAATCGGATTGCTTGACGAAGTCTTTGACGATTCCGCCGTATTAAAGGATGCAGTTCAAAAATTTGCGAAGAAGCTATCGAAAAATTCCCGATCGGCAACATCGTCATGCAAGGAAGCGGTTCGCTACTTATCCAAAGACTTACGGGAAATGTTCGAATACGATAAGAGGAAAACGATTGAAAGTATCCAAAGCGTGGACGCGGTTGAGGGAATTGAAGCTATGATTAACGGGCGGAGACCGGAATTCAATAAAGCGATCAGTTAAAGTTTTTTCGTATCTCTGAGATAAGTATACGTTTTTTCTAATAAATAAAATAGTTGCTCCGATTCTTTAGGATTTAGACCCCATAGTTTTAAGGACATTATACTCGAACTGATGCGTTTGGCTACGACTCGGACCGCCCGTCCCCGTTCGGTCAGTTCGAGATTCGTTTCCCGCTTATCTTCATCGGAACTATATTTTCTGATTAAGCCTAGGTCTTCGAGTTTATTGACCAGGACGGTCACCGTCGATTTTTTTCTGTGAATCGCCTTGGCTATCAGGGACATATTCGTTTTCTCTTTTCGCAATAAAAAAGTTAGAATTTCAAAATGCGACGCTGATAGCGTGCGAAGGTCCTCTACTTCTTTAAGGTGTCGTTCTATTTCCTGGCTCATGAATTCCGCTAAACGGGGTAGATATTTTACGGAATCAAATCTAACTGTCGATGAGGCCATGTGATTTAGGAGATTCTCTTTTTAAATATTTTCCGTCAAGTGGAACTACTTATCATTTGAAAACTCCCTTTTCGGACCGAGATCGGTAAATCTCTTGCATCGACATTCGTCTTCGTAAAACGTCGGCATTGGTGATTTTACTTTATTATTTATCTTCGATTCTCGGTCTTCTAGCCGGGAATATGTATAATTATACCGCTATTATTTTATCCCAGAACGTTTCGGATTCGGATGCTTTTTCCGGTTGGGTGTTTTTTTGCGTATGCATTCCCCTTTTGTTTTTAAGTTTTCCGGCCGGTCGCTTATTAGATCGCTATTCTAGAAAATGGGTACTAGGAATCGCTCAACTCTCGATGGCGGTCGGAGCGGGCTTTGCCGCCTTGTCTTTGGAGCTGGATTGGATCGCTAAAGGACGACCATATCTTCTTTTGATTCCTTCCGTTCTCTCCGGAATCGGGCTGGCGTTCGTGATGCCGGGAAGATTTGCGATTCTGGGAGATCTGGTAGATCATTCAAAGATCGGAAAACATAGCGTTTGGTTAAACACATTAGTATTATTCGGATACGGATTAGCACCATTAGCCGCAGGATCTTTGAGGGAATTCCTACCCTTCAAACAAGTTTTTTTAGGCATCGGATGCGCATATTTAATAAGCGTAATACTACTCGCGTTTCTTCCTTTGGACTCAAAGGGGAGGAATGCTCAAAATCAGGTAACGAATGTAAGTCAAATATTCGCCTACCTTAAGCGATCCGAGTTAGTTCGACAGTTCCTGTATTTACTCGGAACGGTGGTAATGCTCGTGGGGCCGATTCAAGTTCTTTTGCCTAAGTATGCCAAGGAAGTTTTGGGATTATCCGAATCTGCGAGAGGGGCGCTTCTTACTTCCTTAGGAATCGGTCTCGTTTTAGGAGGTTCTGCAACGTTCTTCGTACATGGAATTCGAAAGAAGGGGCATATCTTATTCGGCGCAGCCTTCATCGGTAGTCTTCTCTTTGCCGGACTTCCGTTTTTATCTTCGAGTCTGCTTTTAACGACCTTCGTTTTATTCGTATTCGGAAGTCTTACCGGAGTGATCATTACGATCATTCCCGCAGGAATTCAGCAACATACGGAGAACTATATACGCGGACGGATTCTATCCATTTATAGTCTGGTATTTCTCTTAACGCCGGCTATTACCGGAGTTCTTGCTGGTTTCTTTTCGGATCGAATCGGTATTTCGTCGACCTTCGTTTGGGCCGGTTTAATGGAACTTGCCGCGTTGTTATATATGAGCTGGCGGATGGGAGAAATTAGAAGAACATTCTAATATTCTTAGTTTATATCGCTTTTTTAAGCAGCAGTTCTCTTCTGAAATAAACGTAGCAGATTGAATATAGGAATATGGTTAAAAATACGGACCAGTATTTGGGAGCAAAAGCCCAGATTAGCAATGCAGGAATGTTTGCGAGCGTAAACCCGAGCGATACCCATCCTTTGTTATGGGTCGTAATCGCAAAAAGCTGATATAAATGAGAGCGATGCGCTCGGAAAATATTCTCTTTTTTATACAATCTAACTAAGATCGTTAATAGGCCGTCGGTAAAAAAAACGGGAGCAAAAAAGAAAAGATCGGAAAATTCGAATGCTTTCGATCTTGCGACGTCGAAAGGTAGGGCGCTTAAGGCAAATCCTAAAAATAAAGAACCCGAATCGCCTAAGAATAGTTTGGCCTTAGGTAAATTCCAGGCTAGAAAACCGAACAAGGCGGCAAAAACTAAAAAGTACGAAAACGGAAGGTCGCTACCGGTTACTATCGCCGTCGCGAAAGCCATGAAAATTAAATTTGTAGTTAGATACGTATCTAACCCGTCCATGAAATTACATAGATTGATGAAGAAAAGTAGATAGAGAGAGATTAAAGTAACCTCGCCGAAACCGCCCGGAGAGACCCCTAAATCATAACCGAATAGTGAGATTCGAAACGGAGCGAGGCTTACCCAGGCCGCCAAGAAAATAAATTCCGCTCCGAATCGAAGATAGGGACTTAGTCCCTTAACATCGTCGCCTAATCCGATTAAGAAAAAGAATAAAATTCCGGTCCACCAGTGCCAGGGAAATTCCGCTATTCCAAAGTAACTAAAGACTCCTAGAATGAAACTGAATGAAGCGAAGATCCAAATCCCGCCGGACTTCTTCGTGGCGGCTTGGTGCATACTGCGTTCGTTCGGGATGTCAGAAATCGTGATTCTTTTAGAACCGATATAAAGTTTACAGAGTCCTAGCGAGAGAAGAAACGTCGCCGAGTAGGAAGTCAATAATTCTGCGGAAACGAGCATCGACCTACCAGAATTGCCATATCGCGACCTAAAGCAACTCGGAATCGGATTTAGGGGGCCGAAACGGCCAAGATAGAGAACCGGGGTATTTTTATTGCCAAATCACCCGGGGCCAAGGAATTTACAAATTATGTTTCGAGGCGTTTATACAGCCATCATCACTCCTTTCAAGAACGGAAAAATCGACTATGACTCTTATTTTTCTCTCTTGGAAAAGCAGATAAAAGGCGGGGTTACCGGAGTCGTACCGTGCGGTACGACGGGTGAATCTCCGACTTTGTCCCACGATGAGCACGAAGAATTGATTCGGGAGACGGTCCGAATCGTAAAAAAAAGGATCCAAGTCGTCGCGGGCACGGGTTCCAATTCGACTCGGGAAGCAATATCGTTAACCGAAGAGGCTTGCACGGACGGCGTAGACGGAATTTTGCAGGTCAATCCTTATTATAATAAACCGACTCAGGAAGGGATGTATCTTCATTTCAAGGAAATCGCGGATCATTCTTCTGTTCCGATCATGTTATATAATATTCCGGGTAGGACGAGCGTAAATCTGCTGCCCGAGACCGTTCTTAGACTTTCGGAACATCCGCAAATTCGTTCCATGAAAGAAGCTACCGGAGATCTGGGTCAAATGGCAAAATTAATTTCCTTGGTCGGAAATAAAATGACCGTACTTTCGGGAGACGACAATCTAACTTTGCCTTTGTTGTCCGTCGGGGGAGTCGGGGTCGTTTCCGTGATATCGAATCTGTTTCCTGCGAGCATAGTGAAACTGATAGATTCGTTTCAAAAAGGAGATATGCAGGCGGCACAAAAGATTCATTACGATTTCTTGGAATTATTCGCGCTCGCGTTTACCGAAACGAATCCGATACCGATTAAGGCAGCTATGAGTTGGAACGGTTATTGTTCTTCGGAAATTCGTCTTCCTTTAACTCCTCTCACTCAAAATGCGTCAGCGGAAAAACTAAAAAAAACCATTTCCGACCTAATCGGAAAAGGTTATAACTAGGGGAGAATATTTTGACGGCAAAAAATCGGGTCGCGGTTATCGGAGCTTCGGGAAGGATGGGAACTGCCATCATCCAAGTTCTATCTCAGTCGAAAGTTTCCGAACTTTCGGCAGCCGTGGTCAGTAAAGGATCCGTGTATCTCGGATTAGATTCAGGTTTGCATTCCGGACTGAAGCCGAATCAGATTCCGTTTACGGACGATCTAAACAAGGCGATCTCCGCTTCGGATATCGTCATCGATTTTTCCATCAGAGAAGTTCTCTCCGACGTGCTGGAAAGTTGCATTAATGCAGGAAAGCCGCTCGTTGTAGGTACGACGGGGTTAACCGAAGCGCATAAGCATCTTCTCAAGGAAGCTTCTTCGCATATTCCAATCGTATACTCACCAAATATGTCGATAGGAGTCAATCTACTCTTCAAACTAACGGAGATTGCGGCGAAAGTTTTGGGTGATCTCTCCGACATCGAAATTCAAGATATCCATCATCGCCATAAAAAGGATTCTCCTTCCGGGACCGCCGAAAAATTAAAATCCATTTTACTGGAAACCCTTGGTCGTAACGAATCCAATGTGGTACACGGTCGCCACGGAATTTTACCGGAAAGGGATCCCAAGGAAATCGGAATTCATACGATGCGTGCCGGCGAAGTGATCGGAGATCACACCGTATATTTTTTCACTCCAGAAGAGAGAATCGAAATTTCGCATAAAGCTCAGGATCGAAAAACTTTCGCGGTCGGTTCCGTTAAGGCTGCAGAGTTTTTGGCAGGAAGAGGGAAAGGACTTTACGATATGTTCGCCGTTTTAGGGCTATAGGAAACTGAAAATGGGATTCTTTAAGAATATCACCCTTTTTCAAAATGATCGATTCGGAATCAATGTGATTCTCGATATACTGATCGTCAGTTTTTTAATATACCAATTTTATGCCACGATTCGTAGGACCAGAGGAGTCCAGCTTTTACTCGGAATAGGATTGATTTGGTTGCTTGGAATTTTTGCCCAGTACGCCGAATTCGAACTTTTAGATTGGATCATCGATAATATACGACCTGCTCTCGTCTTCGCGATCATCGTTCTTTTACAGCCGGAGCTCCGGAAAATTACGGGTGATATGGCGAGGCTGAAATTCTTTCGACCCTTCCTCCTTAAAACCGTAACCGATTTGGATGAAATCGTGGAAGCAGCCAAGATCATGGCAAAGAATAAGACAGGCTCCATCATTGCCATCGTTAGAGAGCATAGCCTCAAGGAGATCGCCGAGCAAGCCGTTCAATTGGATGCGATACTTTCTTCTAGTCTGTTACTCACGATCTTTAAAAAAAATACGGCTCTTCATGACGGAGCCGTGATCATCGAACAGAACCGGATCGCATGTGCGGGTGCCTTTTTGCCCATGGCTCAAAATTTGGACGATGCCAGGATGGGGGCTCGACATAGGGCCGCTCTCGGAATCGCCGAAGAATCGGATGCGGTAGTCGTAGTCACCTCGGAGGAGACGGGAGAAATTTCAGTTTGTTACGACGGGGAAATGATTCATCCGGTTAAGCCGATCGAGTTAAAGAATTTATTAAATACCATCCTTCACGAAAAAAAACCGAATTCCGATAAGAAAGTAGAAGGGGACGAAAGGGAGGATTTAAATGCTTAAAACCCTCCTCAATAATTGGCAGGCAAAACTCGGCTCAATCATACTCGCGATCGTATTTTATATCAATCTTCAGAACTCGAAAATTCTCGTTCGGGAAGTGAATATCAAAATCGATTACCCCAAATTATCCGGCGGGATGGTGATCGCTAAAGGTTCGGACGTTACGTTCCCGGTGAAAGTGGAAGGAGTTCGGGATTACGTGAATTTTTATTCTCCTTCGCTCAAAGCTTATATATCCGCAGCAGACCTCCACCCGGGGGAAAATATCGTCAACGTGGTCCGAATCGGAGGAGTCCCTGCAGGTCTTAGAGTGACTCGCTTAAAGGATAAAGTTAAGATAATCGTCGATTCCAATATCAGTCGCACGTTGACTTTGGACGTGAAGTTTACCGGAGATCCCCCTAAAGATTATGTAAAGTCTTCCCACTTTATATCTCCGGCAAATTTGGTAGTGATCGGAAACCACGCACAGTTGGAGAAGTTCGGACGAATCACTCTTCCTGCGATTTCCCTAAAGGATAAAA includes:
- a CDS encoding nitrous oxide reductase family maturation protein NosD, whose product is MSFKIRRALKQNPAISAVVRSINGIIFFVLILFGNELFPKEITVCVDCAISSVRSAINKSRDGDSIIIKSGIYREGEIHVDKRISILGLPGAIIDGKKEKHVFEVTSNGVTIRGLKIIASGISDTAEYAGIHAQKIINCTFANNTFEDTAYAIYLAEVSHCQIKDNITQGNARNEVSGGNGVHLWNSKYVQIIGNRAEKHRDGIYLEFSSNLKIENNISKNNIRYGMHFMFSSDNDFRGNTFESNSAGVAVMYSKNILIENNTFRNNWGESSYGLLLKEISDSILVKNKFIENSTAIFADGCNRNFFTHNTIEENGWGVRILGSSDSNVFSKNDFRDNVFDISTNAKQTTNKFSQNYWDSYRGYDLDGDKIGDSPHRPIHFFGYWVAIYPFLMVLYESPVVTFLQGIENAFPIVTPIDFEDPKPTMKGNI
- a CDS encoding ABC transporter ATP-binding protein — protein: MIDIRNLEVSYGKSKVVKDVSFRVEGGNILSIIGPNGSGKSSLIKSIIGLVKPSSGSIFFENVSRSAQTRAEGSIGYMPQSPSFPKNLTILELVDFFKKLEPFDEETFSEMYENLGLRSQEDKKIGSLSGGTKQKVNILQCFSSKKDIYLIDEPTASLDPYVSHILKELLRSKKKEGALLIFSTHILAEVEDVADRFLLLSDGSLLIDESPKEFLRKSGFESLQLSLMEFWNREYKNKR
- a CDS encoding ABC transporter permease subunit — its product is MKEILIFELKENIRSRWIFIFGFFLAICVSILNYFGDENGVRLIASLMNVVLLIVPLFTITFAGLSFMDSLPFAEVLFSKSVTRSEYFIGKYLGISASLSLGLLLGVGIPGFVSFYSDIHFVLLFLELICFGVILILIFVSLAFLLATFFKKGELIIAGALLIWLYFFIFFDSFIFVLSLYLGEYPIEIPALIIILLNPIDLVRITMVLQTKASVLLGFSGAFLLKTLGTLWVICLCICVLTAWIFWPLFFAYQRFMKKNF
- a CDS encoding enoyl-CoA hydratase/isomerase family protein, which translates into the protein MESVRFIEEDGVGRITLNTDDKNSFTFEVFQKLDAALKSAMNSNLGVLVIGSDREGVFSQGLNLGELKKEEIRKDLVPFLDYFFGILQKIYFFPCPVLAEISGHAIGYGAMIGIASDFRFGLQNARIGLPEVKIGIRVPASVAKMFSNIVGIRETERHILLGVAYKGSEANEIGLLDEVFDDSAVLKDAVQKFAKKLSKNSRSATSSCKEAVRYLSKDLREMFEYDKRKTIESIQSVDAVEGIEAMINGRRPEFNKAIS
- a CDS encoding MarR family winged helix-turn-helix transcriptional regulator; its protein translation is MSQEIERHLKEVEDLRTLSASHFEILTFLLRKEKTNMSLIAKAIHRKKSTVTVLVNKLEDLGLIRKYSSDEDKRETNLELTERGRAVRVVAKRISSSIMSLKLWGLNPKESEQLFYLLEKTYTYLRDTKKL
- a CDS encoding MFS transporter → MILLYYLSSILGLLAGNMYNYTAIILSQNVSDSDAFSGWVFFCVCIPLLFLSFPAGRLLDRYSRKWVLGIAQLSMAVGAGFAALSLELDWIAKGRPYLLLIPSVLSGIGLAFVMPGRFAILGDLVDHSKIGKHSVWLNTLVLFGYGLAPLAAGSLREFLPFKQVFLGIGCAYLISVILLAFLPLDSKGRNAQNQVTNVSQIFAYLKRSELVRQFLYLLGTVVMLVGPIQVLLPKYAKEVLGLSESARGALLTSLGIGLVLGGSATFFVHGIRKKGHILFGAAFIGSLLFAGLPFLSSSLLLTTFVLFVFGSLTGVIITIIPAGIQQHTENYIRGRILSIYSLVFLLTPAITGVLAGFFSDRIGISSTFVWAGLMELAALLYMSWRMGEIRRTF
- a CDS encoding MraY family glycosyltransferase, which gives rise to MLVSAELLTSYSATFLLSLGLCKLYIGSKRITISDIPNERSMHQAATKKSGGIWIFASFSFILGVFSYFGIAEFPWHWWTGILFFFLIGLGDDVKGLSPYLRFGAEFIFLAAWVSLAPFRISLFGYDLGVSPGGFGEVTLISLYLLFFINLCNFMDGLDTYLTTNLIFMAFATAIVTGSDLPFSYFLVFAALFGFLAWNLPKAKLFLGDSGSLFLGFALSALPFDVARSKAFEFSDLFFFAPVFFTDGLLTILVRLYKKENIFRAHRSHLYQLFAITTHNKGWVSLGFTLANIPALLIWAFAPKYWSVFLTIFLYSICYVYFRRELLLKKAI
- the dapA gene encoding 4-hydroxy-tetrahydrodipicolinate synthase translates to MFRGVYTAIITPFKNGKIDYDSYFSLLEKQIKGGVTGVVPCGTTGESPTLSHDEHEELIRETVRIVKKRIQVVAGTGSNSTREAISLTEEACTDGVDGILQVNPYYNKPTQEGMYLHFKEIADHSSVPIMLYNIPGRTSVNLLPETVLRLSEHPQIRSMKEATGDLGQMAKLISLVGNKMTVLSGDDNLTLPLLSVGGVGVVSVISNLFPASIVKLIDSFQKGDMQAAQKIHYDFLELFALAFTETNPIPIKAAMSWNGYCSSEIRLPLTPLTQNASAEKLKKTISDLIGKGYN
- the dapB gene encoding 4-hydroxy-tetrahydrodipicolinate reductase, giving the protein MTAKNRVAVIGASGRMGTAIIQVLSQSKVSELSAAVVSKGSVYLGLDSGLHSGLKPNQIPFTDDLNKAISASDIVIDFSIREVLSDVLESCINAGKPLVVGTTGLTEAHKHLLKEASSHIPIVYSPNMSIGVNLLFKLTEIAAKVLGDLSDIEIQDIHHRHKKDSPSGTAEKLKSILLETLGRNESNVVHGRHGILPERDPKEIGIHTMRAGEVIGDHTVYFFTPEERIEISHKAQDRKTFAVGSVKAAEFLAGRGKGLYDMFAVLGL
- the cdaA gene encoding diadenylate cyclase CdaA, translated to MGFFKNITLFQNDRFGINVILDILIVSFLIYQFYATIRRTRGVQLLLGIGLIWLLGIFAQYAEFELLDWIIDNIRPALVFAIIVLLQPELRKITGDMARLKFFRPFLLKTVTDLDEIVEAAKIMAKNKTGSIIAIVREHSLKEIAEQAVQLDAILSSSLLLTIFKKNTALHDGAVIIEQNRIACAGAFLPMAQNLDDARMGARHRAALGIAEESDAVVVVTSEETGEISVCYDGEMIHPVKPIELKNLLNTILHEKKPNSDKKVEGDEREDLNA
- a CDS encoding CdaR family protein encodes the protein MLKTLLNNWQAKLGSIILAIVFYINLQNSKILVREVNIKIDYPKLSGGMVIAKGSDVTFPVKVEGVRDYVNFYSPSLKAYISAADLHPGENIVNVVRIGGVPAGLRVTRLKDKVKIIVDSNISRTLTLDVKFTGDPPKDYVKSSHFISPANLVVIGNHAQLEKFGRITLPAISLKDKTESFTVKQKLPELPSGLRYRENIKEISVRVSIIANSSTPGESIVLGVPVKCQSLDKNLEAEFSEQEISVKLQSKTPLRSIQIIKGLSATVACTHKYDPKTKKLLPDNKPVLAKVRLTKAPALKSVDIQSFFPDRISILYRIRPDLDSETGDEGTEGETEPNSEEPLPTPEEE